In a genomic window of Roseiflexus castenholzii DSM 13941:
- the hemC gene encoding hydroxymethylbilane synthase produces MRNSLTIGTRASKLALVQTHMIRDALQAAHPGLTVAVERITTRGDIILDRPLNAIGDKGLFVVEIEEAMRAGRVDLAVHSAKDLPSTLPPDMTLAVCPRRADPRDALVAQPGMTLASLPHGARVGTSSLRRACQLRALRPDLTLLDLRGNVDTRLRKLREGQYDAIVLAAAGLKRLGLEEVITELLEPDVLIPAVGQGIIGVEARAGDDEVLRLLAPLDDPAARAAITAERAFLARIGGGCRVPVGALALLEGDELLLYGMIGALDGRMVRGMRSGSASDPAGLGSALAEELLDAGGQALLAG; encoded by the coding sequence ATGAGAAATTCGCTGACCATTGGCACGCGCGCCAGCAAACTGGCGCTGGTGCAGACGCACATGATCCGCGATGCGTTGCAGGCGGCGCATCCGGGATTGACCGTTGCTGTTGAACGGATTACGACGCGCGGCGACATTATTCTTGACCGTCCGCTCAATGCAATCGGTGATAAAGGACTGTTCGTCGTCGAAATCGAGGAGGCGATGCGCGCTGGCAGGGTCGATCTGGCGGTTCATAGCGCCAAAGATCTGCCCTCGACGCTGCCTCCCGATATGACCCTGGCTGTCTGCCCGCGCCGTGCCGATCCGCGTGATGCGCTGGTGGCGCAGCCGGGCATGACGCTTGCTTCCCTGCCGCATGGCGCGCGCGTTGGCACGAGCAGCCTGCGGCGCGCCTGTCAGTTGCGCGCCCTGCGCCCCGATCTGACGCTGCTCGATCTGCGCGGAAATGTCGATACGCGGTTGCGCAAGTTGCGTGAAGGGCAGTACGATGCCATCGTGCTCGCGGCAGCCGGGTTGAAGCGGCTGGGTCTCGAAGAGGTTATTACGGAACTGCTCGAACCAGATGTGCTGATACCGGCGGTTGGGCAGGGAATTATCGGCGTCGAAGCGCGCGCCGGCGATGATGAGGTGCTGCGTCTGCTGGCGCCGCTCGATGATCCGGCAGCGCGCGCCGCGATCACGGCTGAGCGCGCATTTCTGGCGCGTATCGGTGGTGGTTGCCGGGTTCCGGTCGGAGCGCTGGCGCTCCTCGAAGGCGATGAATTGCTGCTGTACGGGATGATCGGCGCACTGGACGGGCGTATGGTGCGCGGTATGCGGAGCGGATCAGCATCGGACCCTGCCGGTCTGGGATCGGCGCTGGCGGAAGAACTGCTCGATGCAGGCGGGCAGGCGTTGCTCGCAGGGTAA
- the hemL gene encoding glutamate-1-semialdehyde 2,1-aminomutase encodes MKTYRSESLFAEARSLFPGGVNSPVRAFRAVGGAPRFIARGEGAFLVDVDGNRYIDYVLSWGPLILGHAHPNVVAAIAEQAAHGTSFGAPTELESELARLITQAMPSVEMVRFVSSGTEAAMSALRLARAATRRDKVIKFAGCYHGHFDGFLVQAGSGVATLGLPDSPGVTAATAASTLTAPYNDLDAVESLLKANPGEVAAIAVEPVAGNMGLVLPQPGFLEGLRRLADEHGALLIFDEVMTGFRVGYGGAQGKYGITPDLTCLGKVIGGGLPAAAYGGRRDLMELIAPAGPVYQAGTLSGNPLAMAAGAATLRAIRAPGVFEQLERAAAMLCSGFEHAAAEADIALRTAYAGSMWGFFFTDEPVVDYVSAKKSDTQRYAQFFHAMLERGIYLAPAQFEASFVSLAHSDALIQETIAAAADALRSIQNAARKG; translated from the coding sequence ATGAAAACCTACCGTTCTGAGTCACTGTTCGCAGAAGCGCGTTCGCTCTTCCCCGGCGGCGTCAACAGTCCGGTGCGCGCCTTTCGCGCCGTCGGCGGCGCGCCGCGCTTTATTGCGCGCGGCGAGGGGGCATTTCTCGTTGATGTCGATGGCAATCGCTACATCGATTACGTTCTGTCGTGGGGACCACTGATCCTGGGGCATGCGCACCCCAATGTTGTTGCCGCCATCGCCGAACAGGCGGCGCATGGCACGTCGTTCGGCGCCCCGACCGAACTCGAAAGCGAACTGGCACGTCTGATCACACAGGCGATGCCCTCGGTTGAAATGGTGCGCTTCGTCTCGTCGGGCACCGAAGCAGCAATGAGCGCCCTGCGCCTCGCGCGCGCCGCAACCCGCCGCGACAAGGTCATCAAGTTTGCCGGCTGTTACCATGGGCACTTCGACGGATTTCTGGTGCAGGCTGGCTCCGGTGTAGCAACGCTTGGCTTGCCGGACAGTCCGGGGGTGACGGCGGCAACGGCTGCAAGTACGTTGACGGCGCCGTATAACGATCTTGATGCGGTAGAGTCGCTGTTGAAGGCGAATCCCGGCGAAGTGGCGGCGATTGCCGTCGAACCGGTTGCCGGAAACATGGGACTGGTGCTGCCACAACCCGGTTTTCTCGAAGGTTTGCGCCGCTTAGCCGACGAACATGGCGCACTGCTGATCTTCGACGAGGTTATGACCGGCTTTCGAGTAGGGTATGGCGGCGCACAAGGAAAGTATGGCATCACCCCTGATCTTACCTGTCTCGGCAAGGTGATTGGCGGTGGTTTACCGGCTGCCGCCTATGGCGGACGGCGCGATCTGATGGAACTGATCGCGCCCGCCGGTCCGGTGTATCAGGCAGGCACCCTTTCCGGCAATCCGCTGGCAATGGCGGCTGGCGCGGCGACCCTGCGGGCTATCAGGGCGCCTGGCGTCTTTGAGCAATTGGAACGGGCAGCGGCGATGCTCTGTTCTGGTTTTGAGCACGCTGCCGCCGAAGCGGACATCGCGCTGCGTACTGCTTATGCCGGCAGCATGTGGGGTTTCTTCTTCACCGATGAACCGGTGGTCGATTATGTCTCGGCGAAGAAATCAGATACGCAACGCTACGCGCAGTTCTTCCACGCGATGCTGGAACGCGGCATCTACCTGGCGCCAGCCCAATTCGAGGCATCTTTCGTATCGCTCGCGCATAGCGATGCGCTCATTCAAGAGACGATTGCCGCCGCCGCCGACGCGCTACGATCGATCCAGAACGCTGCTCGGAAAGGCTGA
- a CDS encoding O-acetylhomoserine aminocarboxypropyltransferase/cysteine synthase family protein has translation MSDDIRFTGFETLALHAGQQPDPATGARAVPIYQTTSYQFKDTDHAARLFGLQEFGNIYTRIMNPTTDVLEQRIAALEGGVGALALSSGQAAETLGILNVASAGDNIVSSSDLYGGTYNLFRHTLPKLGITTRFVDARDHEGFRKAIDDRTKLVFLELVGNPRLDIVDLQTIATIAHERGVAVMVDSTTATPYLCRPFEWGADIVIHSGTKYLGGHGTSIAGLLVDSGRFDWTNGRYPEFTTPDPSYHGLVYTQAFGNLAYILKVRVQLLRDIGACLSPFNSFLLLQGIETLGLRMERHSQNALAVAQFLKEHSKVEWVLYPGLPDHPSYALAQKYMPKGQSGILGFGIRGGRAAGATFINSLRLFSHLANIGDAKSLAIHPASTTHSQLTPEEQRLTGVTDDFVRLSVGIETIDDIIADLDQALAKV, from the coding sequence ATGAGCGACGACATCCGTTTCACCGGCTTCGAGACGCTGGCGCTCCACGCAGGACAGCAACCCGACCCTGCCACCGGCGCACGCGCGGTGCCGATCTATCAGACGACCTCGTATCAGTTCAAGGATACCGATCACGCGGCGCGGTTGTTCGGATTGCAGGAATTTGGGAACATCTACACCCGCATCATGAACCCGACGACCGACGTGCTTGAGCAGCGCATTGCGGCGCTCGAAGGCGGCGTCGGCGCGCTGGCGCTCTCATCGGGGCAGGCGGCGGAGACGCTGGGTATCCTGAATGTGGCAAGCGCCGGCGATAACATCGTATCGTCGAGCGACCTGTATGGCGGCACTTACAATCTCTTCCGCCATACATTGCCCAAACTCGGCATTACGACGCGCTTCGTCGATGCGCGCGATCACGAGGGCTTCCGCAAAGCCATCGATGATCGCACCAAACTGGTCTTTCTCGAACTGGTCGGCAATCCACGCCTGGATATTGTCGATCTCCAAACGATTGCCACTATTGCGCACGAGCGTGGCGTGGCGGTGATGGTCGACTCGACGACGGCAACCCCCTATTTGTGCCGTCCGTTCGAGTGGGGCGCCGACATTGTCATTCATTCCGGCACGAAGTACCTGGGCGGGCATGGCACGAGCATTGCCGGTCTGCTGGTCGATAGCGGCAGATTCGACTGGACGAACGGGCGCTACCCGGAGTTCACCACGCCGGATCCGTCTTACCACGGGCTGGTCTACACACAGGCGTTCGGCAACCTGGCGTATATTCTGAAAGTGCGGGTGCAGTTGCTGCGCGACATCGGCGCATGCCTCAGCCCGTTCAATTCTTTCCTGCTCCTTCAGGGTATTGAAACACTGGGGCTGCGCATGGAGCGCCATAGCCAGAATGCGCTGGCAGTGGCGCAGTTTCTCAAAGAGCACAGCAAGGTGGAGTGGGTGCTGTACCCTGGTCTGCCGGACCACCCCAGTTATGCCCTGGCGCAGAAATATATGCCGAAAGGTCAGAGCGGCATCCTCGGCTTTGGGATTCGTGGCGGGCGCGCGGCCGGCGCGACGTTTATCAATAGTCTGCGCCTCTTCTCGCACCTGGCGAATATCGGCGATGCCAAGAGCCTTGCCATCCATCCCGCCAGCACGACTCACAGCCAGTTGACACCCGAAGAGCAGCGGCTTACCGGCGTCACCGACGATTTTGTGCGCCTGTCGGTGGGCATCGAAACGATTGACGACATCATCGCCGACCTGGATCAGGCGCTGGCGAAGGTGTAG
- a CDS encoding RNA polymerase sigma factor: protein MPAADSSALDDEVLITRVARRDSSALEHLYDRYARVVYATALRMLRNTEMAEDIVQETFWRVWRRSASFAVGRGQVAGWIFGIAHNLCIDELRRQRSRPITVQSEREEQAMFEQPDEQNDVVGEAIARERRRMILWALAQIPPEQREVLELAYFGGLSQSEIAQRLNSPIGTVKTRTRLALQKMRDLLHNQNIGVEDLHE, encoded by the coding sequence ATGCCAGCCGCTGATTCGTCTGCACTGGACGATGAGGTGTTGATTACCCGTGTGGCGCGTCGCGATAGCAGCGCACTTGAGCATCTGTATGATCGATATGCGCGTGTCGTGTACGCCACGGCTCTTCGCATGCTCAGAAATACCGAGATGGCGGAGGATATCGTCCAGGAAACGTTCTGGCGCGTCTGGCGACGCAGCGCGTCATTTGCCGTCGGTCGCGGGCAGGTCGCCGGATGGATTTTTGGCATCGCCCACAATCTGTGCATCGACGAACTCCGTCGGCAGCGCTCACGCCCGATCACGGTGCAGAGTGAGCGCGAAGAGCAGGCAATGTTCGAGCAGCCAGACGAGCAAAACGATGTTGTGGGTGAGGCTATCGCGCGAGAGCGCCGACGAATGATTCTTTGGGCACTGGCGCAGATCCCGCCAGAGCAGCGCGAGGTGCTGGAACTGGCTTATTTTGGCGGGCTTTCACAGAGTGAGATTGCCCAGCGGTTGAATAGCCCGATCGGAACGGTTAAAACACGCACCAGGCTTGCATTGCAGAAGATGCGCGACTTGTTGCACAATCAAAACATCGGGGTGGAAGACCTGCACGAATGA
- a CDS encoding anti-sigma factor domain-containing protein — protein sequence MTLPNCDEMIDLIPAFVLGALDPDEAARVATHIAACPRCRAEAESFRDTMGLLPYAAGAIDPPPHVKRQLFARIAAASENSVTQPVQQPQRRTARAPLPWRWFAPALALVLALIIGLGAVTFEARGRADQLAADLAANRQMLRSMEAQIAEARQTAQTVQAQLVASQRALNETRVQLAASQQELQKIQASIGKDEQLVAFIAAPQTVSQLLGTTDRAPEEASARMFMQPGHNRLALLIYGLKSAEPGKVYRLWLAKGSQAIAIGTVTVGPDGVAEFVVDAPEPMDAYDQVMITLDEIDTIAQPSEEVIFEANL from the coding sequence ATGACATTGCCGAACTGCGACGAAATGATAGACCTTATTCCTGCTTTCGTGCTGGGCGCGCTTGATCCAGACGAAGCCGCACGTGTGGCAACCCACATCGCGGCATGCCCGCGCTGTCGCGCCGAAGCGGAGTCGTTCCGCGACACGATGGGGCTACTGCCCTATGCGGCAGGCGCCATCGATCCGCCGCCACACGTCAAACGTCAGTTGTTTGCGCGCATTGCCGCAGCCAGCGAAAACTCTGTCACTCAACCTGTTCAGCAACCGCAGCGACGAACCGCGCGCGCGCCTCTGCCATGGCGCTGGTTCGCGCCGGCGCTGGCATTGGTGCTGGCGCTGATCATCGGATTGGGCGCTGTAACGTTCGAGGCGCGCGGACGCGCCGATCAACTGGCAGCGGACCTCGCAGCCAACCGTCAGATGCTGCGTTCGATGGAGGCGCAGATTGCCGAGGCGCGTCAGACCGCGCAGACCGTCCAGGCGCAACTGGTTGCCAGTCAGCGTGCACTCAACGAAACGCGCGTGCAACTCGCCGCCAGTCAGCAAGAGTTGCAGAAAATCCAGGCGTCAATTGGAAAGGACGAGCAACTTGTGGCGTTCATTGCTGCGCCACAGACCGTCTCTCAATTGCTGGGAACCACCGATCGCGCGCCGGAAGAGGCAAGTGCGCGGATGTTTATGCAGCCGGGACATAACCGGCTCGCGTTGCTCATCTACGGGCTGAAGTCCGCCGAACCCGGCAAGGTGTATCGGTTGTGGCTGGCGAAGGGGAGTCAGGCGATTGCCATTGGCACGGTGACAGTCGGACCGGATGGGGTCGCTGAGTTCGTCGTGGATGCCCCAGAACCGATGGACGCTTATGATCAGGTGATGATTACGCTGGACGAGATAGATACGATTGCGCAGCCGAGCGAAGAAGTGATCTTCGAGGCGAATCTGTAA
- the hemB gene encoding porphobilinogen synthase, whose product MLINRPRRLRRTPALRRMVCETVLSADDLIAPLFVVAGSGVVRPIRSMPGHAQISVDQLDPEISEIAELQIPAVLLFGIPAHKDPTGSSGWDPEGPVPQAIRAIKRLAPQLTVIADVCVCEYTSHGHCGILAETPGSGDVLNDPTLEILARCAVAYADAGADIVAPSAMMDGQVAAIRAALDAAGYTQVAILSYAAKFASAFYGPFREAAESTPAFGDRRAYQMDPANGREALREVELDIAEGADMIMVKPAGAYLDIISTVRQRYHVPLAAYQVSGEYAMIKAAAQLGWLDERRAALESLIAIRRAGADMIITYFAKDAARWIAAE is encoded by the coding sequence ATGCTTATCAATCGTCCACGACGATTACGCCGCACTCCCGCACTGCGGCGCATGGTGTGCGAAACCGTGTTGAGCGCCGACGATCTGATCGCGCCACTCTTCGTTGTCGCCGGCAGCGGCGTTGTGCGTCCGATCCGCTCGATGCCGGGGCATGCCCAGATATCGGTCGATCAACTTGACCCTGAAATCAGCGAAATCGCCGAACTCCAGATACCGGCTGTCCTCCTGTTTGGCATTCCAGCGCACAAAGACCCGACCGGCAGCAGTGGTTGGGACCCGGAGGGTCCGGTGCCACAGGCGATTCGCGCCATCAAGCGGCTTGCTCCTCAATTGACCGTTATCGCAGATGTGTGCGTCTGTGAGTACACCAGCCATGGACATTGCGGTATTCTGGCGGAGACGCCTGGCAGTGGCGATGTGCTCAACGATCCGACGCTCGAAATTCTGGCGCGTTGTGCCGTGGCGTATGCCGATGCCGGCGCCGACATCGTTGCTCCCAGCGCCATGATGGATGGTCAGGTCGCTGCGATTCGCGCCGCTCTCGACGCCGCAGGTTATACGCAGGTCGCTATCCTGTCGTATGCCGCCAAGTTTGCGTCCGCCTTCTACGGACCATTCCGTGAAGCCGCCGAGTCTACGCCAGCGTTCGGCGACCGGCGCGCCTATCAGATGGACCCGGCGAACGGACGTGAGGCGTTGCGTGAGGTGGAACTCGATATTGCCGAAGGCGCCGATATGATCATGGTCAAACCGGCAGGCGCGTATCTCGACATTATCAGCACGGTGCGGCAGCGCTATCATGTGCCGCTGGCAGCGTATCAGGTGAGCGGCGAGTATGCCATGATCAAAGCGGCGGCGCAACTCGGTTGGCTCGACGAGCGCCGCGCCGCCCTCGAAAGTCTGATCGCCATTCGCCGCGCCGGAGCGGATATGATCATCACCTACTTCGCCAAGGATGCCGCGCGCTGGATTGCTGCGGAGTGA
- a CDS encoding SAM-dependent methyltransferase, with protein MEQPGAVELPASSTPNAARIYSYTLGGSYYLQVDKAAAEYMFSLVPSTPKWVRMLRAFLQHAARRLWAEGLTHFVDFASGLPTDDHIHHVLPDARIVYSDLDPDTYQLAQRLVGHLPNVLYLKCDVREARSLLESPEVQTFLGGERRVAFGLNGITVFLSPEEITRLFHDLYEWAAPGSRLYITYETKLPGLMTPRMEQFIEMFRQAGSPFWLYSLEECIELSRPWHIPPTGLMPLHQFLGLPDDYVTETDQEGVGLQFYAAILAKPLEHPKRQFERA; from the coding sequence ATGGAACAACCCGGCGCGGTCGAACTTCCCGCCTCAAGCACGCCAAACGCCGCCCGCATTTACAGTTACACGCTGGGTGGTTCATACTACCTTCAGGTTGACAAAGCGGCTGCCGAGTACATGTTTTCTCTCGTGCCCTCCACGCCGAAGTGGGTGCGCATGCTGCGCGCGTTCCTCCAGCACGCAGCCCGTCGGTTGTGGGCGGAAGGATTGACCCATTTCGTCGATTTTGCTTCTGGACTTCCAACCGACGATCATATTCATCACGTGTTGCCGGACGCTCGCATTGTTTACTCGGACCTGGACCCCGACACATATCAACTGGCGCAGCGGTTGGTCGGGCATCTGCCCAACGTGCTCTATCTCAAGTGCGATGTGCGTGAGGCGCGTTCGCTGCTTGAGTCGCCGGAGGTGCAGACTTTTCTGGGTGGTGAGCGGCGAGTTGCGTTCGGTCTGAATGGAATTACAGTGTTCCTCTCCCCAGAAGAGATTACACGGCTCTTCCACGATCTCTACGAGTGGGCGGCGCCGGGTTCCCGCCTCTATATCACTTATGAAACCAAACTGCCAGGGCTGATGACACCACGGATGGAACAGTTCATCGAGATGTTTCGTCAGGCGGGATCACCCTTCTGGCTGTATTCGCTCGAGGAATGCATTGAACTCAGTCGTCCGTGGCATATCCCGCCGACGGGATTAATGCCGTTGCACCAATTCCTCGGACTTCCCGACGACTACGTCACTGAAACTGACCAGGAAGGCGTCGGGTTGCAGTTCTACGCTGCGATTCTCGCAAAACCGCTGGAGCATCCGAAACGACAGTTTGAACGAGCGTGA
- a CDS encoding zinc-ribbon domain containing protein, translated as MSFADKTLTCRDCGVDFVFTSGEQEFYAQKGFTNEPTRCPSCRQQRKGSGGGRGYGERNGYGRNDGYSSGRGGYSGERQMHTTTCAACGREAQVPFVPRGDKPVYCSDCFQDQRRSSGRGRW; from the coding sequence ATGAGTTTCGCAGACAAGACACTCACCTGTCGGGATTGTGGCGTGGATTTTGTGTTCACCTCCGGTGAGCAGGAGTTTTACGCGCAGAAGGGATTTACGAACGAGCCAACGCGCTGCCCGTCGTGTCGGCAGCAGCGCAAAGGGTCGGGCGGCGGGCGTGGCTACGGCGAGCGCAATGGATACGGCAGGAACGACGGTTATAGCAGCGGGCGCGGCGGTTATAGCGGCGAACGTCAGATGCATACCACCACCTGCGCCGCGTGTGGTCGTGAAGCGCAGGTGCCGTTCGTGCCACGCGGCGATAAGCCGGTCTACTGTTCGGACTGTTTCCAGGATCAGCGCCGCAGCAGCGGGCGCGGTCGCTGGTAG
- a CDS encoding uroporphyrinogen-III synthase: protein MDTTGQLQGKRIAVTRAAERAEGLAAALSSEGAEVLVCPTIAYAPPDDPDRLEAALERLDQYDWIIFTSVAAVDTLARYQALPPPLHVRVAAVGKATAAAIESRGGRVDLLPAQQNAEGLLAELRNVAGQRFLLPVSDIARDTLAVGLREREALVDVVTAYRTVPGPGVRDLIDPLCRRAIDAVVFSSPSTLRYLIDGMEQFGIARSVARALFDGVALIAIGPTTAQALRDEGLSVAAQAPNPAVEGVAEAVCAGLNDVGARLRRAHGQ, encoded by the coding sequence ATGGACACGACCGGTCAATTGCAAGGGAAACGGATCGCAGTCACACGCGCTGCCGAACGGGCAGAAGGTTTGGCGGCAGCGCTGAGCAGTGAAGGGGCTGAGGTGCTGGTTTGCCCGACAATCGCCTATGCCCCGCCGGATGATCCTGATCGGCTCGAAGCAGCACTCGAGCGTCTCGACCAGTACGACTGGATCATTTTCACCAGTGTCGCAGCCGTCGATACACTCGCTCGGTATCAGGCGCTGCCGCCGCCGTTGCACGTGCGGGTGGCGGCAGTCGGGAAAGCGACGGCTGCCGCTATCGAGTCGCGCGGCGGGCGGGTCGATCTGCTGCCAGCGCAACAAAACGCGGAAGGGTTGCTGGCAGAACTGCGAAACGTCGCCGGTCAACGCTTTCTGCTGCCGGTCTCCGACATCGCACGCGATACGCTAGCAGTCGGTTTGCGCGAGCGTGAAGCGTTGGTCGATGTGGTGACCGCCTACCGGACGGTTCCCGGTCCGGGGGTGCGTGATCTGATCGATCCGCTCTGCCGCCGCGCCATTGATGCCGTCGTGTTCAGCAGCCCATCGACATTGCGCTACCTGATCGACGGCATGGAACAGTTCGGCATCGCCCGTTCCGTGGCACGCGCCCTGTTCGACGGCGTTGCGTTGATTGCGATAGGACCGACGACCGCGCAGGCGCTGCGGGACGAAGGTCTGTCCGTTGCCGCACAGGCGCCGAATCCGGCGGTGGAAGGAGTGGCGGAAGCGGTGTGTGCGGGGTTAAATGACGTAGGGGCACGCCTGAGGCGCGCCCATGGGCAGTAG
- the metX gene encoding homoserine O-acetyltransferase MetX, whose amino-acid sequence MIAYATERAPLGVGLVQTRYATWLEPLMLDSGALLAPVTLAYETYGELSPARDNAILILHALSGDAHVAGRHSLTDPKPGWWDAMVGPGRPFDTDRYFIICSNVIGGCKGSTGPSSIDPATGKPYGLRFPVITISDMVRAQTRLIDHLGIDRLLAVAGGSMGGFQALEWATAYPERVRSAILLATTARSSAQTVAWNAIGRRAIMADPRWRGGDYYGYEPPVDGLATARMIGHITYLSELSLERKFGRAFQRGAPSFTMEQEFAIESYLEHQGASFNARFDANSYLYITKAMDYWDLPARYGSLDRAFARTQARFLLLSYSSDWLYPTAESLAIADALRRMHKPVEHVEIASIAGHDAFLVDIDQQAPIITEFLNGLTRERG is encoded by the coding sequence ATGATCGCATATGCTACAGAACGCGCGCCACTTGGCGTCGGTCTTGTTCAGACACGCTATGCCACCTGGCTCGAGCCGCTGATGCTCGACAGCGGCGCATTACTGGCGCCGGTGACGCTGGCATACGAGACGTATGGCGAACTCAGCCCGGCGCGTGATAATGCCATTCTGATCCTGCACGCGCTCTCCGGTGATGCGCACGTTGCCGGTCGTCATAGCCTGACCGACCCCAAACCGGGATGGTGGGATGCTATGGTCGGTCCCGGTCGTCCCTTCGATACCGACCGTTACTTCATCATCTGCTCGAATGTCATCGGCGGGTGCAAGGGAAGCACCGGACCCTCCAGCATTGACCCGGCGACAGGCAAGCCGTATGGCTTGCGCTTCCCGGTCATCACCATTAGCGACATGGTACGTGCACAGACGCGCCTGATCGATCATCTGGGGATCGATCGATTGCTTGCTGTCGCCGGCGGCTCAATGGGTGGATTTCAGGCGCTCGAGTGGGCAACCGCATACCCGGAACGGGTGCGTAGCGCCATTCTGCTGGCGACAACAGCGCGTTCATCGGCGCAGACCGTGGCATGGAACGCGATCGGGCGCCGCGCGATCATGGCCGATCCGCGCTGGCGCGGCGGCGACTACTACGGTTATGAGCCGCCAGTCGATGGTCTGGCGACAGCGCGCATGATTGGGCACATTACCTATCTAAGCGAACTCTCCCTGGAGCGCAAGTTCGGGCGCGCGTTCCAGCGCGGCGCTCCTTCCTTCACAATGGAACAGGAATTCGCTATCGAAAGTTATCTCGAACATCAGGGCGCAAGTTTCAATGCCCGCTTCGACGCTAATTCATACCTCTACATTACCAAAGCCATGGATTACTGGGACTTGCCGGCGCGCTACGGATCGCTGGACAGAGCATTTGCCCGCACCCAGGCGCGCTTCCTCCTGCTGTCGTACAGCAGCGACTGGCTCTATCCAACAGCGGAGTCGCTCGCTATCGCCGATGCGCTGCGCCGCATGCACAAGCCGGTCGAGCATGTCGAGATCGCCTCGATCGCAGGTCACGACGCATTTCTCGTTGATATCGATCAGCAAGCGCCGATTATTACGGAGTTTCTCAACGGATTGACCCGCGAGCGAGGTTGA